TGATTTCATGGATTCTTGTGTGTTGATGAATTGCTGATATTGTACTTGATTTATGATGAATTGGGAATGTTAGATTggctattttattttgttaaattgttGTAGAACCTTGGTTTGATCATAGATTAGAAGAATTATGCGTTTTTGGTCTAAAATGTGGGTTTTGATAGGTGAAATGTTAGAGGAGTGGTTAAGTTTGAAGTTTAAGGTATGTTTTTAGGTTATTTAAAACTTCTTTGGATACATAGTTTACCAAAATATGATTAGGAATGTGTAGAATTTGAGTAATGAGGTTTTAGAATGGTGAGTTAGAATAAGTGAGTTTGATAGGACAAAATGATCTAAATGGTACTCATGTTTATGTATAAATCTGTCTATAAATCAATTTCAGGGTTTAAGATGTCAAGTTGGGTTATGTGTGTATCAAGAGGTGAGTTGAGTTAGGAAGTTTGAGTTGGGTTAGTCATGATTCTGGAAAAATTGTTGTTCTGTAGAATTATATGCATCCTCGCTGGATGAGAGTTCCTGTTAGGTGAACAAAGCCCAATGTTTCTGCAGTGGTTGGATGAGAGTTCTCACTAGACAAGAGTTTTGGATCGCTAGGCACCATACTTGGCACCAGGTGCCTGTTGTTTgtaatttcttatattattttcttggtTTCTCTAAGTTAtgtgttgtttgattttaacttaaaatatgcttgaattgatatttattgatgCTCTCTAAATGATATAAATGTGATTTGTGATTGTGAGAATGAAAGATATGTGATGTGAGAAGAACCTTAAGGAGAGGTTTTATGTTTGAGAAAGTTGTGATGTATGCTTGATAGTGAGATTTCTAAAAGGAGGTATCCTTATATTTTACCAACCATTCAACTTATGTAGAGATGAATTAGGGTGGCAGGGAGAATGACAAGAGGTCTTTACCCTAGACTTTTGAGTCTTAGGAGTGGAAGATTATCCTCATGAGTAGTAGTAGGTTAAGTTACCCTTGTTTATTTTACACTGTATAAATACTACCATGGATGCACGTCTTCATTGAAGCCTATATCAAAGCATCATATTGGATAATTGAGTCTAGAGTCAAATGATGATATGTTGATATGAGTTATAAAATGTTTCAATGTTGAACTAATATGTGATGTATTAAATTGCttatggaatttttttttaacactagCTCACCCTCTTGTctctttttgttgttcttggtgtattgtttatttcttttgcgatgatcatcttATTAGTGGAAGCAAATGAGGGATAGGGGTTGAAATATTTCTGGTGGAGGACGGTGATACTGTAAAGCATCTTCTTGATCGCCTAATGTTAAGTTTAATTCTtatagatataattattattatgattattttattttagataactGTATTAGTACTATATTTATAAGTgataataaatctttttattttatgaattttataatgtCTTATTTTACCGGTAGTAAGTTATTAAAATTAGGATGTTgcataatacaataaaaaaaataatgtagttTAACTCacatttaaaataacttaatcaacatatttaaaataatattttttattaaataaaaaaattatgaaataaaacacTGGACATGTTTCAAGCTATACATCATGAATATACAGAGAATATATTTCGCAGGTAATTGCTAAGCAGTTCATGTCCTGTTGTTCCCATATAGCATCTGTATGGTCATAGTCCTTAGGGATAAAGGTAGATGATGTGTTTTCAACTCTTCTTTCTgttcaatgttttttatttgcttaTAGAAAAACATAGATCGAGCAGATTAAGGTAAGAGATACAACACCCAATCCAATTCTCttcttttaattgaaaatgtatATGTCTGGCTAAGTAAGCAGAACATATGTCTGAGTAAATAGAAAATCTTATATCactaaagataaattaaatttataataaatatataaataaatccgaattttattttaaaaactaattttataaaattagattaaatttaaaatttacttattaaaagaaataaaaaaacaattggtATTCTAATTATGAattctctcttttcatttttcatttttcatttttcatgttgaagtatatatattttgtgggaaaaagtaaatattaatgaataatcTTTAATATAGGATTAGACATTAAACATTAATGAATACTCTTACGACGagtaaaataatatgtttaataaacaTCAATTTCGCTAAAACATGTTCTCACAGATATCATGttagaaaataaactttttgaaattaatttaactctataaaattaattagtaaattAAGATTTAGCTCAACTTATATAATATACCATTCACATTTGGGACTTCCACAAAGATGAATAACagtatatattaattaacaaaGAAACAATGCATATTATTCTCCTCAATCTTTGAGGAGAATGATGATGGCTGATGCTTAGATGCATATATGAACATAATGAAGTATATATGTTTTAGACGAATGCTGCAACAATTAATGGAAGTGATTTATATGTAGAGAATCTTCAGATAGCATCACAGGAGAAGAAGAAACCGGAATGTAGCCAAGAGAAACTTGCcggaatttgaaaatatatgaatcaaaCAGAACTAACTATTCACATAACACTGAAGTAGTCAGTGCCGGCAAATCACCCTTGGCTGCACTCCACTTTATGCTTCTTGCTGTGAGCTTAAGAAGATGAACAAAAACAAACCATTGCATGCCGAACCCAGTTTGCAAGTGCAAACCTTTCAACTTCATCCATTATTATATAGCCATGGAAGATAGAGACACATATTCTCTTGCAAGTTGCACTCTTTCCATCTCACTCTTCACTGTGACTCTTAGTAGCCACATAAGGAGACTGCCATGTGTGTGGCTTTCAGACCATCCACGATTGCtgattcttttttataatgtaCACGAAGTTCTAGTTTGATTATGAACCATTCAAATTTAGAACTAGAAAGTTATGAAATAAGTCATTAACATGTTACTTAATTTTGTCTCAAAGTAAACGTTagactaatataaaataatttggtaTGTTTACATTGGTTTAGAAATTAAGATTTTTGAAGCTTTTGATGAAAGCAACAGAGAAAGTGAAGTTGATAGAAACTTTGGTATGTTTTTTCAATGTAGTAACCAATTACGTTGTTGTACAGACATGATTTAATCATAAACCACAGAAGAAATTACCTGGGATAATACGAAGCACAACCCAATTCCATTTGCTTAACGAAACTTATAATTTGAGCTTTGCAATTTGTCGAACGAAATTGGACTGACTCCAAAACCTTTTAAAACCTTCTGCAACGGTACATAGAAAGATTCATCAAAGGAGATTCGTGCTTCCATTGTAATCTGGATTTTAAAGCTTGTTAGTCTTCTGGGTCTGCTAAGTAGGAAGTGGGAACATCTTTGGTCGTACATCACACATATGTTATCCGATTCAATTGTGTCATCCCAATAATCCATGTACATTCTTACACTCTCCCTTTCACCTTCATCCTTACCACCACCGTCACTTACAGTGATCTTGAATTCAACTCTTCTGATTATGTCTGTGTGTTGAAACTCACCAAGGACAAAGCAGAAAACGAAGCCAGCCAGGGAGGAACTCATGCTAGAAGGGAGACCAATTATTATATAATCTTCTGTTGTCTTATACTCCAACCACTCTGGAAAATTGCTTCCTGGATACGCGTACACAGCCTGATAAGAATgataattatattcataatcACTGTAATCTTCAACATGACTGTGATCCGGTGCAGATATATGGTTTGCAACAAATTTCATCATGTTGATTTTCATATTCAACCGTATAGCTACCAGAGAATGTTTATCCAAGTTTGAGCAATTCCAGAAAAGCAGCATTTTCATGTTTTCCTTTAGTTTTTCATCTTTTGCTGTTAGAAACAAAACACGTTTCAATGATTTGCAGTATGTAGCATTTAGAGTTTCAAGGAATGGGGGAAGTTGTGGTAGATTCTGAAGGGAAGTGCAGTTTTTGGTGTGTAGAGTTTTAAGGCATGTGGGAAGCTTTGGTATAGTTCGAAGTAAATGGCAACATTGGACGTTTAAAGTTTGAAGACATGGAGGAAGCTCTGGTATTGTCCCAAGTGAAGAGCATGATTCAACATTAAGGATTTCAATGGATGGAGGAAGCTCTGGTAGAGTCTCAAGTGAAGTACATGCTTCAGTATTTAGCGTTTTAAGGGATGAGGGAAGCTTTGGTATAGTTTGAAGTAAAGTGCAATATTGGACATTCAGATTCTCAAGGAACGGTGGAAGCTCAGCTATTGTTTGAAGCTTATCACAAAAGCTTAAATCTAGATGTAGAAGTTGAGTGAGATTTTTCAGAGAAGGTAATCTCTCGATGCCACTTTCTTCCAGATGAAGCAATTCGAGCTTCCTTTGATGTCCAAATGATGGAGGAAGTGCTTTGATCTTTGAACATCTCAATCTGAGTTCTTTCATATTGTCTGAAATCAGTGAGAATTTCATTAGATTCTCACAAAAATCAAGGTGGAGATGACTGAGGCTATGTAAATTGGAACAGCTTGCAAGTATTGTAAGGGACTCGCATCTCTCAAGGTCCAACTTCTCAAGTTTAGGCAGAGAGAAAATAGATGGGTGAACACTAGTCAACATGGAACAACTCCTGAGAATCAGCACTTCAAGATTTATGGCTTTTGATAAATCTGGCAACCCCTTTAACTTCTTGGATTTAGAAAGGTCAAGTTCTTTTAAATTCACCAGATTCTGTAatggaatttgaaaaaaaaaatgaagatattaCACTagcttaattaattaatttcttattcCTCAAATTAACAGAAAACAACTATACTAGTGAGACTCATTTTACCTTAACTCCAAGCCAGAGTTTTTCCATTCTGCTGTGTGGCAATCTCAAGATTACAAGTTTTTCTGCAGAAAAATTCTCTGGCAGGGACTCTAGAGGACAGTGATACCAACAAAGAAATCTCAGCTCAGTAGCCAAAAAATGAAGTCCTTCAGCAAGAATATCAGCAATCCGAGCCTTTTTCCATTTGGGCCAGCAGGTGTTAGCACCATGAATATCAAATGGTTTGACAGAATTATAATGATATAAGTCATCAATTTCCAGAAATTGCAGTCTGCTCATCTTTGCAAATATATGAGGCCTTAACCTTTCCTTCTTAATTGCTGGCCAGTGAAGTACTATGCTTCTAATGGAATCAATACCCTGTCGTTAAACCAGAAGATATGTTATAAACATCACCACAAGCCATTTTGtaacaaaagatatatttaaatgttatccAAAACAGTTTACATGTAGTTAGGCTTCAACCTTGACATTTTTCAATGCTTCATATGTTTCACTAGGATTCCAGAACCGAATGCGTTTTCCAGGATCTTCAATAGACTCTTGGCGAACAATTTCCCAAGCCATTTGTTGTAAATTATCGTGCATTGATACAAAGTTATTATCCTCTGAGAAAGTTATAAGAGCTTTGTCTTTCATCCTTCCTAACTCAAAATCAATTGAGTTATCACTTTCATCATCTTTCAATAAAGATTTCAGATAGCCAACATTTACTCGTTCATGTGTTCTCAGAAAGAAACATGCAAGGTCTAGAAACATTTGTTTCTGTTTGTGCTCTAGACCATCATAACTTAGTTTCATTACATCATAAACTTTCCTCTGAGGCATTTTTTCAAGCTTATCTAACTCACGTTGccattcttcctttttctttccacGCAGATGACCAGCCAAAACTTTAATCACCAATGGAATACCTTTAGCATAAAGGACCACACATTCTGATAGCCTATTGTACTCCCTTCTATAATCACTCTGGTTATAGGCATTCAAATTGAAAAGTGTAAGTGCTTCATCAGAACTTAATTCTCCAAGCTGGTATTTCTTGTCAGCTTTGTTGGCTTCAAGCACTTCCAAATGTCTAGTAGTTACAATTATTCTGCTGCCTGATCCAAAATTACCTAGAATTTCCAACCACTTTTCTAGGTGTTCAGAATCATTAACATCATCAAGAACAATTAGAACCTTCATACTTTCAATTCTCCTAACAATATCTTTGGGCAACGAATTTGGCGAGACAATTTTCACATCATATCCCAGGAgtttagaaaaacaattttcctTCAATGAAAGTATTCCATGTCTGCTTAACTCTTCTGTTACGTGGGCTAAGAAATAACAACCTTCATATTGAGATTGTAGTTTGTTATACACTTCTTCTACAAGAGTTGTCTTGCCAACACCTCCCTTCCCCCATATTCCAATAAGACGAGTCTGttttggattttcttttatCCATGATACTACTTCTTCAATCTTTTTGTCAATTCCTACTTGCCCTTTTGAGTTAACCATTCTCAACCTCGTCAGCACATGATTGACAATTTCCTTAACCAACTTATCATCGTCTCTAGATGACACACAAAGAGAGGGAAAGTGTTAGTTAAATTCAAgatcattaattttaatacatgaTGAAGGTGTTCAATATATGTAAATGTGTTGCCTGGTTTTATTTTAACCACTAAATTCATTGAATCAACTAGAATTGTCAACTTCACCCATAGTTCATAGTTCATGAGTCAgttctagtctacccttaaaAGAGCTTCCCTCCAAGAGGGGGTCAAAAAAAAGTCCCTCTGATAAAAGGTTGcatctttttcaatttaaccAATCACATTGTGATAATTTGCATACTGAACTTTTGTAGGGGAAACAACTTACCGAATCTTTGATGACTCAATTCCTGATAATTGTGCAGATTTTTCCAAAGCAGATCTCCAACTTTGCAATTTGGACTCATGTTTACTGTCATCTTTAGCAAATGGACTTCTTCTGTATCTGCCAGAACGATATAGTATATCTGCCTGCTCTACATGGTAGAAAACAGGGATAATAGTATGTCCGTATTTCACTCtgcattcaaatatttttgcaaGTTCTTCTAGACACCACTCAGAAGAAACATAGCCTGGTGAGAATATGATAACTGAAATGGATGATGCTTCAATTGCACCAACAATTGAAGGCCAAATGGCTTCTCCTTTAAGAGTTTGACCATCTACAAaggcttttattttcttttcctgaaAAGTGTTTGTCAAATGAGTAAGAAACCCACGACGGATGTCCTCACTCCTGAAGCTAACAAAAACATCATGCTTTATTCGAGGAACACTGTTGTCTGACACAGCTTTATCTTTCATAATCTTCAGTTTTCGAAATAACCAAGGGATAAGCGAAAACAACACAGAAAATAATATGGAAGAG
This DNA window, taken from Vigna radiata var. radiata cultivar VC1973A chromosome 5, Vradiata_ver6, whole genome shotgun sequence, encodes the following:
- the LOC106760078 gene encoding putative disease resistance protein At4g11170, with product MKDKAVSDNSVPRIKHDVFVSFRSEDIRRGFLTHLTNTFQEKKIKAFVDGQTLKGEAIWPSIVGAIEASSISVIIFSPGYVSSEWCLEELAKIFECRVKYGHTIIPVFYHVEQADILYRSGRYRRSPFAKDDSKHESKLQSWRSALEKSAQLSGIESSKIRDDDKLVKEIVNHVLTRLRMVNSKGQVGIDKKIEEVVSWIKENPKQTRLIGIWGKGGVGKTTLVEEVYNKLQSQYEGCYFLAHVTEELSRHGILSLKENCFSKLLGYDVKIVSPNSLPKDIVRRIESMKVLIVLDDVNDSEHLEKWLEILGNFGSGSRIIVTTRHLEVLEANKADKKYQLGELSSDEALTLFNLNAYNQSDYRREYNRLSECVVLYAKGIPLVIKVLAGHLRGKKKEEWQRELDKLEKMPQRKVYDVMKLSYDGLEHKQKQMFLDLACFFLRTHERVNVGYLKSLLKDDESDNSIDFELGRMKDKALITFSEDNNFVSMHDNLQQMAWEIVRQESIEDPGKRIRFWNPSETYEALKNVKGIDSIRSIVLHWPAIKKERLRPHIFAKMSRLQFLEIDDLYHYNSVKPFDIHGANTCWPKWKKARIADILAEGLHFLATELRFLCWYHCPLESLPENFSAEKLVILRLPHSRMEKLWLGVKNLVNLKELDLSKSKKLKGLPDLSKAINLEVLILRSCSMLTSVHPSIFSLPKLEKLDLERCESLTILASCSNLHSLSHLHLDFCENLMKFSLISDNMKELRLRCSKIKALPPSFGHQRKLELLHLEESGIERLPSLKNLTQLLHLDLSFCDKLQTIAELPPFLENLNVQYCTLLQTIPKLPSSLKTLNTEACTSLETLPELPPSIEILNVESCSSLGTIPELPPCLQTLNVQCCHLLRTIPKLPTCLKTLHTKNCTSLQNLPQLPPFLETLNATYCKSLKRVLFLTAKDEKLKENMKMLLFWNCSNLDKHSLVAIRLNMKINMMKFVANHISAPDHSHVEDYSDYEYNYHSYQAVYAYPGSNFPEWLEYKTTEDYIIIGLPSSMSSSLAGFVFCFVLGEFQHTDIIRRVEFKITVSDGGGKDEGERESVRMYMDYWDDTIESDNICVMYDQRCSHFLLSRPRRLTSFKIQITMEARISFDESFYVPLQKVLKGFGVSPISFDKLQSSNYKFR